The DNA region tgtttttttaagtcAAAAGAGCACATAATTCTAGATTAGTTGGTAATTTAGAtaaataagtatttatttatttattttattttattttttttattaaaagatTAAAGACACTACCAAGTTCtcaagaggcagaggggaagaagaagaaaaaagggaagaaaaaagctaaagaagaagaagagtcagtgagtgagacagtgaaggagaaaaggaagaggaatgcaAGTCCTGATGTTCTGCCCccacagaggagagaggaaaggagggaaagaagaataaagctAGAGGATGTAATAAGCACATCTGAAGGTGATTCCAATGATAGAGAAGGAACCCTGAGGAAGCGGAAAAGAGCATCAACTGCAGAAGAGGAGAGTTCCATTGAagaaagtagagggagaagaaaaagtaaaagaagtaaaTTCTCAAAACTTGAAACAAATTTCTGTGAtgtaaatgaaagtaaaaaacaTGGCATTAGTAATAGAGACTTGTTAACTGAatcagagagtgaaagtgaacagCTAATGATTCTTGGAAGAACAAGAAATGATCCATATTTGGTAGGTGGAAGCTTTCGAGGGAAAAGCAGAAAGGATACATCCAGTTTGCAGTCAAGTGGAAGGAGCAATGACTTTGAAAAAGGAACAGACataaagtggaaaaagaaaacaaaagtaattGAAGAGTTTGAGATAGACGGAGATGAGTTACAAGAGTTATACagtaaaaaaggaacaaaaggtCAGCAAATTGAATTTGGGTTTGAAGAGAGTAGGGGTAGTAAGAGAAATAGATTTCAAAACTTGGCTGTAGATTATGAGTTAGGGAAATCAAGATCCAAGAAGAAATCAGGTGAAAGAGATAATATCATTGAAAAACAGAAGGAACTTGAACGTAGATATTTGGAAGACAAAAAGTCTCAGGTAAAAGTTGTATCCACAAGTACTGTTATTAACTTGCTAAGTGATGATTCTTTGGATGATGCATCCactgataaaagtgaaaaaactCTTGGTGAAAGATTATCAAATATCAGATCATATGAACAAGATGATGGGCCTCATGCAGCTGATTCAGTGACTGATCCTTCTGCATGCTTTGAGCCATGTGGCCCActtaaaacaggaaagaaaaaaagaataagaaaacacaagaaaaagaaacgtaATGAACAGCAGAGTGTAGTAGAAAATGATACTCCATATGGGAATATAGCCGAGAAGTCAGTATTTGATAGAGACGTAGCATACAATTTTCCATTTGAAAAACCCAGAAGTACAAAACAAGGAATGCAACTTGTTGTAAATCAGGGTAAACATGTGTTTTTTGAAAGTGAAGATGAAATAGTTTCCAGtaatgaaaggggaaggagcagTTCTGCTCATGATGTTGAGGTTGTTGCAACTGCTTCCAATATATTTAGAAAAGAGTCTCAGCATTCAGAGCAAAGCAGTAGGAAGGAAAGCTTTAGACAGACTCGTCAAAGATTGACAGAACCAGTTGTTGTTGAAATTGAAGGAGAATCTACACTACCTAGCAGTTCATCAGTTTTTGCACCAAGTAGATATCAAACACAAAGGAGACAAATTCCTAGCTTTAGTGACAGGCAGGttaagaaacacaaaaacaatgaTTCAGATACATTGTACCCAGGGCAGAATATTGGAGAAGTACACCTAGGAGAAAAATTTAAATATTCTACACCAGTCATGAAGAAAAAACCACCAGTACAAGTCCAAGATGATGAATGTGTACAGATGCTACACTCAGAAGATTATCCATCAGTTGATAACAAGGCCATTTCCCATCCATCTCAGCCAAGCGATGACACTGATGATTTAGCCACCTTCAAAAGAATGTGTGAAAATACTAATCTCATGGTTGTAAAGGTTGATCCAAGAAGGAGACTTAAAGCTAAGCctcaagaaagagaaacaaacaagacaGGTAACACACTAAACCTTGGTCCACCAAGTCCTTCAGACCATTCTACAGTAGATGTAACTGAAGAAAGTAGACAGACCTTCCATAATCTGACAGTGATTGAAAACAGGGATATGCCTTTAATCATTCCAAGATCTCGAAGGTCACTGCGAGGTTCTGAAGAAAAGAGTCTaggtgagagaaaaacagaatatGCCAATGCAGGAAATAATGTGGACCGAGAAGACTGCTCCCAGTCTGGGAATGGCACATGTACAGAGGTTCCTCAATCTCTTGATTCTATCAATTCATTgcaagacagaagagacagaagtAAAAGTTGTGATATTATTGAGAATAATATGGAAAGAACACAACCGAACAATCCCAGTAATTCTAATTCAAGCTCTATGGATACAAACAGTAAGTTATCTCCAAAGAAGCCTGAATTTGGAATGCATTCACATTACAGAAAAAAGAATAGGCCAAGGGTTTTTCAGTCTGTTGGTGCAGTTCTTGCCAATCTTAAGTACTCAAGTGAGGAAGGCAGAGAACCAATTGCTGAACCCACTACAGGTAGAGGAAAGGTTCATGAGGCAGCTCTTGAGCAAAATCTGTCACAGGCAGAAGTGCATGCATCATATCAGTCATCTAATCCACATAAAGATTTCAGTACAGAAAGCAATGATGTACTCAAGGAAAATGTGAAGCAAACTGATGGTTCTGgagctgttgatgatgatgatgacattgttcACTTGGAAAGTGATGAAGAAGAGCATGCTGTCCAAACTAGAGATGTAGTACCTGAAACTTTAGATGTTTATGACATcattgaggagagaagagagaggatgcagGGAATTGCAGAACTAGGAAAGTTAGGTGATGTGCAAAAACATCAAGAAATGATGTTCTCTGAACAGTTTAAGAATATTCCAGGTGGTGTCATGGAAGGTATTCCAGAAGGATACAGAGGTTTTCCAGAAATCTTAGCAAAGGTGCTAGGAGGAGGCATTTCAGTGAAGCAGCTTGTTTCAGAGCAAGAGACCGTGTCACATAGAGAGAATGAGTGCATTTCTAAAGATAGTGTGAAAGAAAGGCTGGAGGTTACTCTTGATGATGAACAGAGTAATCAGCATGTTTTACAAAGTAGAGAAGATACTTCAAAAAACAGAGTGCATAATGTGCCTGAGGAAGCCAATGATGTAGTGCCAGAGAACAGAGAAAATTTGATacttgaaaggagaaagaatgaagacttGGGAGAAATATCTGAAGTTGTATCAGGAGAGattaaggaaaaaggagaggaggttgTGTTAGATGAGgttcatgaagaaaaaaagaggtccCCATTAAAAGATGATTTGTGTATTACAAAGGAAGTTCAAGAAAAAGTTGTGCAGAAAATAGAGGATGAAGATATCAAAGTGGTggttgatgatgatactaatgtgcAAGGAGACCTGAATAATGACAGAGCTGttgtgaatgaaaatgatgactgtAGATCAGAGGTGAAGGTTTTACCAGAAACTGAAGATTCTGCAAAGGGAATGAAGGATGATATGAAGAAGACTAAAATGGAGGTAAGATTTTAATTTATCTATGTTACAATGTTGGGATCTACTCTACCTTGGGTCTCAGCCCTCAGCTCAAccaatttttttcctcctttccttttccttatcttttccaGCCCCTTCCCCTGTCCATTTTCGAAGGTGTGAGAGCTattttgaaaggatgaaaggctaacTTTGTACCAAACGGGGTGTCATGGACATGGTATTCATGATTAATTGTCTAGCTCTTACCCCTCAGAGTGGTGGACTATGGCTCTTCTCAACACATTGTAGGCTTATCATGATCAATAATGAAGATTTTATAACCTTATTAGCGGCATTCAGGCTTTTCGTTTTACCAGTTAGCGTCTCTAACTTCTCTtgcatttccttcattttctgaATTATCACTCCATACTAATTCCTCTTCACCCTGTCCTTGTCCCTCTACAATACCCACCTCTACAAACCTTTTGATAACCTTTTTAGCTCAGGCAAGTGGAATTGATTTTTTGTGATTCCCCATACAACCCCTTACTCTGATCATACCTTCCTCTTCCAATAATTCTTTTACTGCTCTAAATCTGTTTGTATTTTAAATCCTTTACTATTCTAAATCCTCTCCTGATGTCAATTCTTAGATGTctatctcctattctccttcacCCAATGCTGCCAggtaaaaaagttatatatatatatatatatatatatatatatatatatatatatatatatatatatatatatatgtatatatatattatatatataatatatatatatatatatatatatatatatatatatatatatatctatatatatatataatttatctttatatatatatatatatatatatatatatatatatatatatatattatttattatatatatattacatatatatatatatatatatatatatatatatatatatatatatatatgtatatatacacacacatataaatatatatatatgtatatatgtgtgtatatatatatatataatatatatatatatatatatatatatatatatatatatatacatatacatatatatacatatatacacctatatatatatatatatatatatatatatatatatatatatatatatatatatatatgtatatatatctatatatatatatatgtatatatatatatattatatatacatatacatatacatatatacatatacatacatacacctgtatctatatacatacacacacacacacacacacacacacacacacacacacatatatatatatatatatatatatatatatatatatataaatatatatatatgtgtgtgtgtgtgtgtgtgtgtgtgtgtgtgtgtgtgtgtgtgtgtgtgtatgtgtatgtatgcatatagatacaggtgtatgtatgtatatgtatatatgtatatgtatatataatatatatatatatatatagatagatatatatatacatatatatatacatatatatatatatatatatatatatatatgtatatatgtatatatatgtatatatatatatatatatatatatatatacacatatatacatatatatatatatatatagatatatatatatatatatatatatatatatacacacacacacacacacatatatatatatatatacctgtatatatatgtgtgtatatatatatatatatatatatatatatatatatatatatacatatatatatatatatatatatatatatatatatatatatatacatatatatatgtatatatacatatacatatacatatatacatatacatatatacacctgtgtgtatatatatatatatatatatatatatatatatatatatatatatatatataattgtgtgtgtgtgtgtgtgtgtgggagtgtgtgtgtgtgtgtgtgtatgtatgtgtatgtgtatgtgtatatatatgtagataaatatagaaagatagatgaatatgtgtgtgtgtgtgtgtgtgtgtgtgtgtgtgtgtgtatgtatgtatgtatgtatgtatataaatatagaaagatatatgtgtgtatgtatatatatatatatatatatatatatatatatatatatatatatatatgtatatatatatatatatatatatatatatgtgtatatacatatatatatatatatatatatatatgtatatacatatatatgtatatacatatatatatatatatacatatttatatatttatatatatatatatatatatatatatatatatatttgtatgtatatatatatgtatatgtatatatatgatatatatataattatatatatatatgtatgtacatatatatatgtgtatatacatatatatatgtgtatatacatatgtatatatatgtatatacatatgtatatatgtatgtatatatatgtatatacatatgtatatatatatatatatgtatatatatatctatatatgtatatacatatatatatatatatatatatatatacatatgtaaatatatatatatatatatatatatatatatatatctatatatatatatatatatatatatatatatacatatacatatatatatacatacatatatatatacatatatatatacatatacatatacatatatatatatatatatatatatatatatatatatatatatatatatatatctatatcatatatatatacatatatatatatgtgtgtgtgtgtgtgtgtgtatgtgtatatatatatatatatatatatatatatatatatatatatatatatatatatatatatatatatatatatatatatatatatatttgtccagGGTTTGGTTTAATTTCCGTATAGCTTTTATTCACCCCTTTGTTCTGTTTGCTATCCTTTTTGGGAATGTGTCAATCGAGGTTTgaaaagaaagtatataacattgttcactgtattattcagaaataaaacaaacatttcacacaacatgaacaacaacaacaacaacaaaaataaataaataaaaaaaaatgaaaaaataaatcaatcctGAACAAGAATAAGTAGTCTTATTCATGAGTACACATATACAATTTTCTGTTGATAAATATCCAGGGAATGCGCACTGTATAAACGGTTTGGATATCCTCTTGCCCACGAATGGATATTCATCCATGAACATGGGCTTCTACTCTGCTGTGTGACAAACAGTGTCGTATTTGAGCATATTCGTAGAGGCTGTAAAGAAAACCATGTTGAAGTCACTTGGTCACTTATAGACATCACATATCACATAACATCGCTTACCCTTTTATAAGGGTAGAATTAGAATTAAGTTCAATATACAAAGTCCAACAAAAATACCAGAAATATAATTACTTACATAAAATGAATAGGTGAAGAGATCGGAGCCAAGTGGCAGGTCGTGCTGTCATGGTTGCCGACGTCACATCGACAAGAACACGCAAATGGCTTGATCACCTGAATCCTCACACACCCAatcactcatttgcatatttacacAGTGAAGCCATCACTAACCCTTTacaatatttttacatatatatatatatatatatatatatatatatatatatatatatatatatatatatatatatatatatatatatatatattgccagatTGTCCATCCATATTCACAGTATTTGATATGTGGTGTTCATCATTATTTAATTTCAAATGACAACTTAGCTTTCTTGCAGATTATTGAATTGGCAAAATCAGCCGAAGATGATGATTTTGAAAAGTTTCCGCTGATGGAATCCGCCCCCAGAGTAGGGGAGCTTATTGCACTGAAAGTCGTTAGCCTTGATGAAGGTTATCGTCCCGTATATTCAAACTATGTGAAGGCACAAATATTGGCAgtgaaaggatggaaaataaagcTGAGATATATTGGTAAGTTTTCAAtacctttcttttatttaaatttttttctctgtctttctttctttagtgcatgcataagtgtgtgagtgtgtgtgtgtgtgagtgtgtgtgtgagtgtgtgtgtgtgtgtgtgtgtgtgtgtgtgtgtgtgtgtgtgtgtgtgtgtgtgtgtgtgtgtgtgtgtgcgcatgtgtgagtgtgtgtgtgtgtgaatgagtgagtgtgtgcgtttgtgaatgaatgtgtgcgtgtgtgagtgagagtgtgtcaatgtgtgtgatgtgtatatatatatatatatatatatatatatatatatatatatatatatatatatatatatatatatatataacatacatatacatatatatagataaatagatatagatatgtaaaaatacttttagatatatgtatatatatatatatataaaccaatttTACTTTATCCCAAATGATTATGTAACTCTTCACATTTTCCCCCTAATTCCCAGTAAGTATTTATGAatgcaaaataacaaaaacattcaacatgtccaaaaaaaaaatgctgttttAGTTTGTACTTAACTACACCATACTTTGTATGATATTCTTTTGCTATAATTCACTTATTACAAAATGgcttaaggatatatatatatatatatatatatatatatatatatatatatatatatatatatatatatatatatatatatatatttatatttatttatatatcaatataagaatatatatatatatatatatatatatatatatatatatatatatatatatatatatatatatatatatatatatgtatatatatacacacatttacatatacatatacatatatgtatatatgtatttgatatataattaacattttatattgtttttgatAAGAACAGTGTAATGgatataatatcaatggtaatcaTAATTGCATGAAAGTTAATAGGATTCATAAAAAAAGCCTGATCtctgtggtagattttttttcgaaattggcTGAACAGTTTTTGAGatagtattaaaaaaagaaaagaaaaaaaaatatgaagaaatttttaaaaaactgaccaatatttgtttaaaatcaaaaaaaaaaaaaaaaaaagaaaaaaaaaatcagttattcTTTATCTAGTACTTGTAGGGAGCATTTTtcaattttgactttttttttgggggggggggggaattatttTACTGAGTCAACTAGCAGGTTTccggaaaatacatacatatatatatatatatatatatatatatatatatatatatatatatatatatatattaccacgcacacacacttatacatatatgtatacatatacatatatgtacatatatatatatatatatatatatatatatatatatatatatatacatatatacatatatatatatatatatatatacatatatatacatatatatatgtatatatatatatatatatatatatatatatatatatacacacacacacacacacacacacacacacacacacacacacacacacacacacacacacacatatatatatatatatatatatatatatatatatatatatatataacataaatatatatatacatacaaacatacatatatatatatgtatatatatgtatatatatacatatgtatatatacatgcatacatacacacatacatacatatatatagatagatagatagatagatagatagatagatagatagatagatagatatagatagatatatacatatatatatatatatatatatatatatatatatatatatgtacatacatacatatatatatatatatatatatatatacatacatatatatatatatacatatatatatatatatatatatatatatatatatatatatatatatatatatatatatatatacagacacacacacacacacacacacacacagacacacacacacacacacacacacacacacacacacacacacacacagccacacacacacacatatatatatatattatatatatgtatatatatatatatatatatatatatatatatatatatgtatatatatattatatatataatatatatatatacatatatatatatatatatatatatatattatttattattatatataaagatatatatattatttattattatatatatatatatattatttattatatatatatataatatatatatatatatatatacacatataaatatatctatatatctatatatatgtgtatatatatatatatatatatatatatatatatatatatatatatatacacatataaatatatatatatatgtatatatgtgtgtatatatatatatatatatatatatatatatatatatatatacatatatatatatacatatatacacttatatatatatatatatatatatatatatatatatatatatatatatatatatacatatatatacatatatacacctatatatatatatatatatatatatatatatatatatatatatatatatatatatacatatatatacatatatacacctatatatatatatatatatatatatatatatatatatatatatgtatatatatctatatatatatatatatgtatatatatatctatatattatatatacatatacatatatacatatacatacatacacctgtatctatatacatacacacacacacacacacacacacacacacacacacacatatatatatatatatatatatatataaatatatatatatatatatatatatatatatatatatatatatatgtcaactaGCAGGTTTccggaaaatacatatatatatatatatatatatatatatatatatatatatatatacatacaaatacatatacatatacatatacatatatatatacatatatatatacatatatatatatatatatagatatatatatatatatatatatatacatatatacatatatatatatatatatatacatatatatacacatatatatatatatatatatatatatatatctatacatatacacatatatatatatatatatatatatatatgtatatatatatatatatatttatacatatatatacatatatatatatatatatatatatatatatatatatatatttacatatatatatatatatatatgtgtgtgtgtgtgtatttgtgtatatatatatatatatatatatatatatatatatatatatatatatatatatacacacacacacacacacacacacacacacacacacacacatatatatatatatatatatatatatatatatatatatatatgtatatatatatatatatatatatgtatatgtatatatatatatatatatatataacatacatatatatatacatacatacatatatatatatataatatatatatataaaatatatatacatacatacatatagatagatagatagatagatagatagatagatagatagatagatagatagatagatagatagatagatagatagatagatagatagatagatagatagatagatagatagatagatagatagatagatagatagatagatagatatagatagatatatatatacacacatatatatacatatatatatatacatatatatatatatacatatatatatacatatatatatatatacatatatatatacatatatatatatatatatacatttatatatatatatatatacatatatatatatatatatatatatatatatatatatatatatatatatatatatatatatatatacacacacacacacacacacacacacacacacacacacacacacacacacacacacacacacacacacacacacacacacacatatatatatatatatatatatatatatatatatatatatatatatatgtatatatatattatatatatgatatatatatatatatatattatttattattattatatatatatattatttattatatatattatatatatatatatatatatatatatatatatatatacacatataaatatacatatatgtatatatgtgtatgtgtatgtatatatatatatatatatatatatatatatatatatatatatatatatatatttatatatatatacacttatatatatgtacatatatacacctatatatatatatatatatatatatatatatatatatatatatatatatatatttatatatatatatgtatatatatctatatatatctatatctatatatatatatatatgtatatatatatatatattatatatacatatacatatatacatatacatacatacacctgtatctatatacatacacacacacacacacacacacacacacacacacacacacacacacatatatatatatatatatatatatatatatatatatatatatatatatatatatatatatgtatatatatatgtatatatatatatattatatatacatatacatatatacatatacatacatacacctgtatctatatacatacacacacacacacacacacacacacacacacacacacacatatatatatatatatatatatatatatatatatatatatatatatatatatatatatatatatatatatcaactagcAGGTTTccggaaaatacatacatacatatatatatatatatatatatatatatatatatatatatatatatatatatatatatatatatatatatatatacatacatacatatacatatacatatacatatacatatacatatatatacatatatatatatatacatatatatatatacatatatatatatatatacatatatatatatacatatatacatatatacatatatatatatatacatatatatatatatacacacacacacacacacacacacacacacacacacacacacacacacacacacacacacacacacacacacacacatatatatatatatacatacatacatacatacatacatacatacatacata from Penaeus vannamei isolate JL-2024 unplaced genomic scaffold, ASM4276789v1 unanchor222, whole genome shotgun sequence includes:
- the LOC113812736 gene encoding repetitive organellar protein (The sequence of the model RefSeq protein was modified relative to this genomic sequence to represent the inferred CDS: added 149 bases not found in genome assembly); translated protein: MRIKLDLSDFLEDERKLVVLSVNEEESRTVRDVLAKIIKLFKLSPWHQDADIVHSKKLDLGLFEEEFFIHPDETSSVLHGIGLLKLKTLPSSQEAEGKKKKKGKKKAKEEEESVSETVKEKRKRNASPDVLPPQRREERRERRIKLEDVISTSEGDSNDREGTLRKRKRASTAEEESSIEESRGRRKSKRSKFSKLETNFCDVNESKKHGISNRDLLTESESESEQLMILGRTRNDPYLVGGSFRGKSRKDTSSLQSSGRSNDFEKGTDIKWKKKTKVIEEFEIDGDELQELYSKKGTKGQQIEFGFEESRGSKRNRFQNLAVDYELGKSRSKKKSGERDNIIEKQKELERRYLEDKKSQVKVVSTSTVINLLSDDSLDDASTDKSEKTLGERLSNIRSYEQDDGPHAADSVTDPSACFEPCGPLKTGKKKRIRKHKKKKRNEQQSVVENDTPYGNIAEKSVFDRDVAYNFPFEKPRSTKQGMQLVVNQGKHVFFESEDEIVSSNERGRSSSAHDVEVVATASNIFRKESQHSEQSSRKESFRQTRQRLTEPVVVEIEGESTLPSSSSVFAPSRYQTQRRQIPSFSDRQVKKHKNNDSDTLYPGQNIGEVHLGEKFKYSTPVMKKKPPVQVQDDECVQMLHSEDYPSVDNKAISHPSQPSDDTDDLATFKRMCENTNLMVVKVDPRRRLKAKPQERETNKTGNTLNLGPPSPSDHSTVDVTEESRQTFHNLTVIENRDMPLIIPRSRRSLRGSEEKSLGERKTEYANAGNNVDREDCSQSGNGTCTEVPQSLDSINSLQDRRDRSKSCDIIENNMERTQPNNPSNSNSSSMDTNSKLSPKKPEFGMHSHYRKKNRPRVFQSVGAVLANLKYSSEEGREPIAEPTTGRGKVHEAALEQNLSQAEVHASYQSSNPHKDFSTESNDVLKENVKQTDGSGAVDDDDDIVHLESDEEEHAVQTRDVVPETLDVYDIIEERRERMQGIAELGKLGDVQKHQEMMFSEQFKNIPGGVMEGIPEGYRGFPEILAKVLGGGISVKQLVSEQETVSHRENECISKDSVKERLEVTLDDEQSNQHVLQSREDTSKNRVHNVPEEANDVVPENRENLILERRKNEDLGEISEVVSGEIKEKGEEVVLDEVHEEKKRSPLKDDLCITKEVQEKVVQKIEDEDIKVVVDDDTNVQGDLNNDRAVVNENDDCRSEVKVLPETEDSAKGMKDDMKKTKMEIIELAKSAEDDDFEKFPLMESAPRVGELIALKVVSLDEGYRPVYSNYVKAQILAVKGWKIKLRYIDDVESVKKGDKDEVADVEEVDLTSDDEEQDDLIEVLDWRDIHAPRLLYP